A stretch of Lathyrus oleraceus cultivar Zhongwan6 chromosome 6, CAAS_Psat_ZW6_1.0, whole genome shotgun sequence DNA encodes these proteins:
- the LOC127097350 gene encoding uncharacterized protein LOC127097350 — protein sequence MSRLKLSKKLKPAKKAWKSLSNNFQSKLHKLNIQKAFKTTLQHLLSLFHSITHLITSKTTHHRSLTSSKSLYSPSTSYYHFQHKNFAPIPIYNKPSSSSSSIRHAQGNTSREIEKVHGDDNNNSKNNEMNTIEDAWKAVVAKSPMMQVDQKAEEFIYKFREDIRLQKEKSLLEFHERLARST from the coding sequence ATGTCTCGCTTGAAGCTATCAAAGAAACTCAAACCAGCCAAAAAAGCATGGAAAAGCCTCTCAAACAACTTCCAATCAAAACTCCACAAACTCAACATTCAAAAAGCTTTCAAAACCACCCTTCAACACCTTCTTTCACTCTTCCATTCCATCACTCATCTCATAACCTCGAAAACCACTCATCATCGCTCTCTCACTTCTTCTAAATCATTGTATTCCCCTTCAACTTCTTATTACCATTTCCAACACAAGAACTTTGCACCTATCCCTATCTACAACAAACCGAGCAGTAGTAGTAGTAGTATTCGTCATGCACAAGGAAACACAAGTAGAGAGATTGAAAAGGTGCATGGTGATGATAACAACAACAGCAAGAACAATGAGATGAATACTATAGAAGATGCATGGAAAGCTGTGGTTGCTAAGTCTCCAATGATGCAGGTGGATCAAAAAGCTGAAGAATTTATCTATAAATTTCGTGAAGATATAAGGCTTCAAAAAGAGAAATCATTGCTTGAATTTCATGAGAGGCTAGCAAGAAGTACATAA